In a single window of the Montipora capricornis isolate CH-2021 chromosome 11, ASM3666992v2, whole genome shotgun sequence genome:
- the LOC138023365 gene encoding uncharacterized protein, translating into MGHLGVERVLALARERFYWPHMRRDVENFIHHVCRCLKQRRPNLPTREPLQPITTTAPLQMVSIDFVHLERSSGGYEYILVVVDHFTKYAQAYPTRNKTAITAADKIFNDFIPRFGFPEKIHHDMGGEFENRLFKRLEELSGVMHSRTTPYHPQGNGLVERMNRTLLSMLRTLPKTHKSGWKDHVNKLVHAYNCTVHESTGYAPFFLLFGRNSRLPIDVTFDLEEETGAKSHAEYVTKWKSAMQEVYSLASKSAMKSAMRGKKNYDKRVRSSALQVGDRVLVRNLTPRGGPGKLRAFWEDQIHLVVARKGEGSPVYDVRPESSQGPSRTLHRNLLLPCDWLPGKPWEDFPPVKKSRTPAPYFCDDTQPLVHEGDGSDSEDDLPEISCGNRPLRRDRNDQTQIQVESTRKDEPQPDITYVPAGEVSSKTGTEANIAGTSNEALLMEDPQADGGEMVEQEYTGNLGRPQRLRLGPKRLTYDTPGEPTYVQQVRASPFAEIQQCGIPTPPTPYIPELPVNQYCVLPPALNYIVPPVPPMMSWNANMIMPHMMPQPVVPQLPQWRVPYQSFQCR; encoded by the coding sequence TCTACCAACAAGAGAACCATTACAGCCAATTACAACAACGGCTCCTCTTCAAATGGTTTCCATCGACTTTGTGCACCTAGAGCGGAGCTCCGGAGGCTATGAATATATCCTGGTGGTGGTAGATCACTTTACCAAGTATGCGCAAGCGTACCCAACGAGGAATAAGACCGCTATTACCGCTGCAGACAAGATCTTCAATGATTTCATCCCACGCTTTGGGTTTCCTGAGAAAATCCATCATGACATGGGAGGCGAGTTTGAAAACCGTTTGTTCAAGAGGCTTGAGGAACTCTCTGGAGTAATGCACTCGAGGACTACTCCATACCATCCACAGGGCAATGGTTTGGTTGAGAGAATGAACCGTACGTTACTCAGTATGTTGCGAACCCTACCTAAAACTCACAAATCCGGCTGGAAAGACCATGTAAATAAACTAGTTCATGCATACAACTGCACTGTCCATGAGTCAACAGGTTAtgctccattttttcttttatttggtcGTAATTCTCGCCTGCCAATTGATGTAACGTTTGATCTCGAGGAGGAAACGGGAGCCAAATCACATGCTGAGTATGTTACCAAGTGGAAGTCTGCCATGCAAGAAGTTTACTCACTCGCGTCAAAATCTGCCATGAAAAGTGCCATGAGAGGGAAAAAGAATTATGACAAACGAGTAAGATCATCAGCGCTGCAAGTAGGAGATCGTGTCCTGGTACGCAACCTCACTCCTCGTGGTGGACCAGGAAAGCTCCGTGCGTTCTGGGAAGACCAAATTCATCTGGTCGTTGCAAGAAAGGGGGAGGGGAGCCCAGTATACGACGTAAGGCCAGAATCAAGTCAGGGACCTAGCCGTACTCTACATCGAAACCTCTTACTCCCTTGTGACTGGTTGCCAGGGAAACCCTGGGAGGACTTCCCTCCTGTAAAAAAGAGCAGAACACCGGCACCTTACTTTTGTGATGACACCCAACCACTGGTACACGAAGGGGACGGAAGTGACAGCGAAGACGATCTTCCAGAAATTTCATGCGGTAACCGCCCACTGAGACGCGATAGAAATGACCAAACACAGATACAGGTAGAGTCTACAAGGAAAGACGAACCACAACCAGATATCACCTATGTTCCTGCTGGTGAGGTGTCAAGTAAAACGGGGACAGAAGCTAACATTGCTGGTACCTCTAACGAAGCACTGTTGATGGAGGACCCTCAAGCAGATGGTGGAGAGATGGTCGAACAAGAGTATACTGGCAACCTAGGCCGGCCTCAGCGTCTGAGACTGGGCCCAAAGCGCCTTACTTATGACACTCCTGGGGAACCAACTTACGTGCAGCAGGTTCGTGCCAGTCCATTTGCAGAAATACAGCAGTGCGGGATACCTACACCGCCAACACCCTACATACCTGAACTGCCAGTGAACCAGTACTGTGTGCTACCACCAGCCTTGAACTACATAGTTCCACCGGTACCACCAATGATGTCCTGGAATGCGAACATGATAATGCCTCATATGATGCCCCAGCCAGTAGTACCACAGCTGCCACAATGGAGAGTGCCATACCAGTCATTCCAGTGCAGAtaa